In one Drosophila pseudoobscura strain MV-25-SWS-2005 chromosome X, UCI_Dpse_MV25, whole genome shotgun sequence genomic region, the following are encoded:
- the pip gene encoding heparan sulfate 2-O-sulfotransferase pipe isoform X4, with protein MSLGADRSYKMKLRDVENAFKYRRIPYPKRSVELIALLAISCTFFLFMHTNKLNSRLKEMEVKLQPSEFSALGLTSNHVSGHDAGKHDDINTLHGTYQYLKSTGQLTHLTAAQLNNTPRAQLDTIFFNRVTKTGSEKMMELLKILGKRNGFEARRDVEGFYEVVLMDPTYAKNFLHSDVLNSTGANTYTKHVAFIDFDLLNEPWPIYINLVRDPIERLVSWFYYARAPWYLAERRETFGEKAVLPSVEWVRKDFNECIEEHDPECVYEQMEMGNLGDHRRQSLFFCGHTTSVCMPFNSHEAMQRAKRNVEEHYAVVGTWEDTNTTLTVLEGYIPKYFAGAKEEYYALRSRLGNVNRNNFRPTLSEKARALLARNLTREIELYQFIRHRLYKQYIALRLDLDPKLREAN; from the exons ATGTCTCTGGGCGCCGATCGTTCGTACAAAATGAAGCTGCGTGATGTGGAAAACGCCTTCAAATATCGCCGCATACCGTATCCGAAGCG ATCCGTGGAACTGATTGCCCTGCTGGCCATATCGTGCACCTTCTTCCTCTTTATGCACACCAACAAGCTGAACAGCCGTCTCAAGGAGATGGAGGTGAAGCTGCAGCCCTCCGAGTTCTCCGCCCTCGGCCTGACCAGCAATCACGTCAGCGGCCACGATGCGGGCA AACACGACGATATCAACACTCTGCATGGCACCTACCAATATCTGAAAAGCACTGGCCAG CTAACACACCTGACCGCCGCACAGCTGAACAACACACCGCGTGCCCAGCTGGACACGATATTCTTCAATCGAGTGACAAAGACCGGCAGCGAAAAGATGATGGAGTTGCTCAAGATCCTGGGCAAGCGGAATGGCTTCGAGGCCCGGCGCGATGTCGAGGGCTTCTACGAAGTGGTCCTCATGGATCCCACCTATGCAAAGAACTTCCTACACAGCGATGTGCTAAACAGCACGGGAGCCAACACGTATACCAAGCATGTGGCCTTCATCGACTTTGATCTCTTGAATGAGCCCTGGCCCATCTACATAAACTTGGTGCGCGATCCCATCGAGCGTTTGGTCAGCTGGTTCTACTATGCCCGGGCCCCCTGGTATCTGGCCGAGCGGAGGGAAACCTTTGGCGAAAAGGCTGTTCTGCCCAGCGTGGAGTGGGTCAGGAAGGACTTCAATGAATGCATCGAAGAGCACGATCCGGAATGTGTGTACgagcaaatggaaatgggaaatctGGGCGATCATCGAAGGCAGTCGTTATTCTTTTGTGGTCACACGACCTCCGTGTGCAT GCCCTTCAACTCGCACGAGGCGATGCAGCGGGCCAAACGGAATGTGGAGGAGCACTACGCTGTTGTGGGCACATGGGAGGATACAAACACCACTCTGACTGTACTGGAGGGCTACATACCGAAGTACTTTGCCGGCGCCAAGGAAGAGTACTATGCTCTGCGCAGCCGGCTGGGAAATGTTAATCGCAACAATTTCAGGCCCACACTGAGCGAGAAGGCGAGGGCCCTGCTCGCGCGGAACCTGACTAGGGAGATTGAGTTGTATCAGTTTATCAGGCATCGACTGTATAAGCAGTATATCGCATTGAGGCTGGACCTAGATCCGAAGCTGAGGGAAGCAAATTAG
- the pip gene encoding heparan sulfate 2-O-sulfotransferase pipe isoform X1, giving the protein MSLGADRSYKMKLRDVENAFKYRRIPYPKRSVELIALLAISCTFFLFMHTNKLNSRLKEMEVKLQPSEFSALGLTSNHVSGHDAGKHDDINTLHGTYQYLKSTGQLRGYNVHDRRSSEEEPKHEEGHGRGHHHDHHSKQHQHQVPHQVPHKAHLHKAPHDKQLALPEEKPLQDEANYGDDEDDDDDDEDDADDDEKHDDIDGIDGFNLQADLLNNTKYAEVDFVFFNRVPKVGSQSLMELMARLGKINGFNHARNKGGAHETVLMNKQHQSDLLSDLLTRPKPHIYSQHIAYINFTRFHLPRPIYINLVRDPIDRIISWHYYIRARWYYRDMQAKLGDKAPAMPSDEFLDMDLDTCVRNKDRHCTFNQMQIKNEAGDHRRQTLFFCGMNQKLCMPFNSEMAMQKAKRTVESEYAVVGTWEDTNITLAVLEAYIPRYFRNAKVAYYLGKDRLSRVNRNNVTRIVSDETRLILRKNLTNEIEFYEFCKQRLYLQYAALSHGKGFGEDDYLLVPEQRNDYNEEEY; this is encoded by the exons ATGTCTCTGGGCGCCGATCGTTCGTACAAAATGAAGCTGCGTGATGTGGAAAACGCCTTCAAATATCGCCGCATACCGTATCCGAAGCG ATCCGTGGAACTGATTGCCCTGCTGGCCATATCGTGCACCTTCTTCCTCTTTATGCACACCAACAAGCTGAACAGCCGTCTCAAGGAGATGGAGGTGAAGCTGCAGCCCTCCGAGTTCTCCGCCCTCGGCCTGACCAGCAATCACGTCAGCGGCCACGATGCGGGCA AACACGACGATATCAACACTCTGCATGGCACCTACCAATATCTGAAAAGCACTGGCCAG CTTCGTGGATATAATGTGCATGATCGTCGGAGCAGCGAGGAGGAACCAAAGCATGAAGAGGGACACGGACGTGGACACCACCACGATCATCACTcgaagcagcaccagcatcaggtGCCACATCAGGTGCCTCACAAGGCGCACCTGCACAAGGCCCCACATGACAAACAATTGGCCCTGCCCGAGGAGAAGCCCCTCCAAGATGAGGCTAACTATGGGGacgatgaagatgatgatgatgatgatgaggacgatgctgatgatgatgagaagCATGACGATATTGATGGCATTGATGGGTTCAATTTGCAAGCCGATTTACTGAACAATACCAAATACGCCGAAGTAGATTTCGTGTTCTTCAATCGCGTACCGAAGGTAGGCAGCCAATCGCTGATGGAGCTGATGGCACGCCTGGGCAAGATCAATGGGTTCAACCATGCCCGGAACAAGGGCGGTGCCCACGAAACCGTCTTGATGAACAAGCAGCACCAAAGCGATCTGCTTTCCGATCTCCTAACGCGCCCCAAGCCCCACATCTACAGCCAGCACATAGCCTACATCAACTTCACCAGATTCCATCTACCGCGTCCGATCTACATTAATCTCGTACGCGATCCCATCGATCGCATCATCAGCTGGCATTACTACATACGTGCCCGCTGGTACTATCGCGACATGCAGGCCAAACTGGGTGACAAGGCCCCGGCCATGCCTTCGGACGAGTTCCTAGACATGGACCTGGACACATGCGTCCGCAACAAAGATCGCCACTGTACTTTCAATCAAATGCAGATTAAGAACGAAGCGGGTGATCACCGTCGTCAGACTTTATTCTTCTGCGGCATGAATCAGAAGTTGTGCAT GCCCTTCAATTCGGAGATGGCCATGCAGAAGGCCAAGCGCACTGTGGAATCGGAATATGCCGTGGTTGGCACCTGGGAGGACACAAATATCACGCTGGCCGTGCTGGAGGCCTATATACCACGATATTTCCGTAATGCCAAGGTGGCCTACTATC TGGGCAAAGATCGTCTGTCCCGCGTTAATCGCAATAATGTCACACGCATCGTGAGCGACGAAACGCGCCTGATCCTGAGGAAGAATCTGACCAACGAGATCGAGTTCTACGAATTCTGCAAACAGCGTCTGTACCTGCAGTATGCCGCTCTAAGTCATGGCAAGGGCTTCGGGGAAGACGACTATCTGCTGGTGCCAGAGCAGCGCAACGACTACAACGAGGAGGAGTATTAG
- the pip gene encoding heparan sulfate 2-O-sulfotransferase pipe isoform X7 has product MSLGADRSYKMKLRDVENAFKYRRIPYPKRSVELIALLAISCTFFLFMHTNKLNSRLKEMEVKLQPSEFSALGLTSNHVSGHDAGKHDDINTLHGTYQYLKSTGQLASLSSERLNNTRHARLEVVFFNRGAKVGSEALMQLTETMAPLNNMTVVTKGPIDINARIRAPRERMLQAVWVADLEPGTIYIEHCNWLDFHRYQLPKPIYINMVRDPVERMISWFYYIRSGYRNAIIHNRFPNTTLKSEKWFKKSYNQCVRSGDPECQYVPESIKDAVGDYKRQSLFYCGNNRKCLPFDSPHAIQLAKRNVERDYAVVGSWEDTNITLAVLEAYIPRFFRGARQVFELHSNSIRNRNRNNRKPRVDPDVREMVRRNFTNEYEFYYFCKQRLYKQYLALQLEDNLR; this is encoded by the exons ATGTCTCTGGGCGCCGATCGTTCGTACAAAATGAAGCTGCGTGATGTGGAAAACGCCTTCAAATATCGCCGCATACCGTATCCGAAGCG ATCCGTGGAACTGATTGCCCTGCTGGCCATATCGTGCACCTTCTTCCTCTTTATGCACACCAACAAGCTGAACAGCCGTCTCAAGGAGATGGAGGTGAAGCTGCAGCCCTCCGAGTTCTCCGCCCTCGGCCTGACCAGCAATCACGTCAGCGGCCACGATGCGGGCA AACACGACGATATCAACACTCTGCATGGCACCTACCAATATCTGAAAAGCACTGGCCAG CTCGCATCTCTGAGCAGCGAGAGGCTGAACAACACCCGACACGCACGGCTCGAGGTGGTCTTCTTCAACCGCGGCGCCAAGGTGGGTAGTGAGGCACTGATGCAGCTGACCGAGACGATGGCACCACTCAATAATATGACCGTGGTGACCAAGGGACCGATTGACATTAATGCACGTATCCGTGCCCCCAGAGAGCGAATGCTTCAAGCTGTTTGGGTGGCGGATCTAGAGCCCGGAACTATCTACATCGAACACTGCAATTGGCTGGACTTTCACAGATATCAGCTGCCCAAGCCCATCTACATAAACATGGTTCGTGACCCCGTCGAGCGGATGATCAGCTGGTTCTACTACATCCGCAGTGGCTACCGTAATGCCATTATTCACAACCGTTTCCCCAACACGACCTTGAAATCGGAAAAGTGGTTTAAGAAGAGCTACAACCAATGCGTCCGCAGCGGTGATCCCGAGTGTCAGTATGTGCCCGAGAGTATAAAGGACGCGGTTGGGGACTATAAGAGGCAATCGCTGTTCTACTGCGGCAACAATCGGAAGTGCCT GCCCTTTGACTCGCCTCACGCCATTCAGCTGGCCAAGAGGAATGTGGAACGGGATTACGCAGTGGTGGGCAGCTGGGAGGATACCAATATAACCCTGGCCGTGCTCGAAGCATACATACCCAGATTCTTCAGGGGAGCCAGGCAGGTCTTTGAGT TGCACAGTAATAGCATACGAAACCGGAATCGCAACAATCGCAAGCCCCGCGTAGATCCAGACGTTAGGGAAATGGTGAGACGGAACTTTACCAATGAGTATGAGTTCTATTATTTCTGCAAGCAGCGTCTGTACAAACAATATTTGGCCCTGCAACTCGAAGATAATCTTCGCTAA
- the pip gene encoding heparan sulfate 2-O-sulfotransferase pipe isoform X8, with the protein MSLGADRSYKMKLRDVENAFKYRRIPYPKRSVELIALLAISCTFFLFMHTNKLNSRLKEMEVKLQPSEFSALGLTSNHVSGHDAGKHDDINTLHGTYQYLKSTGQLRRVRPIYLNNTRFAGLEVIVFNRPTRVCTEQMMPLLRQLSTMNDMNVVLNGPVRTMNRTRTEKQQETEIAWTTELESGTLYIAHSNWLDFKSFGYKKPIYLSMVRDPIDRVVHDYYKRHSRTKRQIYRRMFPGQRERPEEWYLQSFNQCVRNGSPECQFIQHSVTDYVEDFKRQSLFFCGNHLNCLPFNSPHAVQEAKSRVEKEYSVVGTWEEKNITLTVLEKYVPRFFNHARFLYKLHSNSIRNRNRNNRKPRVDPDVREMVRRNFTNEYEFYYFCKQRLYKQYLALQLEDNLR; encoded by the exons ATGTCTCTGGGCGCCGATCGTTCGTACAAAATGAAGCTGCGTGATGTGGAAAACGCCTTCAAATATCGCCGCATACCGTATCCGAAGCG ATCCGTGGAACTGATTGCCCTGCTGGCCATATCGTGCACCTTCTTCCTCTTTATGCACACCAACAAGCTGAACAGCCGTCTCAAGGAGATGGAGGTGAAGCTGCAGCCCTCCGAGTTCTCCGCCCTCGGCCTGACCAGCAATCACGTCAGCGGCCACGATGCGGGCA AACACGACGATATCAACACTCTGCATGGCACCTACCAATATCTGAAAAGCACTGGCCAG CTACGACGAGTCAGACCAATTTATCTGAACAATACACGATTTGCCGGCCTTGAGGTGATCGTCTTCAATCGCCCAACCCGAGTGTGCACAGAGCAAATGATGCCCCTACTGCGGCAGCTCTCTACCATGAACGACATGAATGTGGTGCTCAATGGACCAGTGCGAACCATGAACCGAACCCGCACCGAGAAGCAACAGGAGACCGAAATTGCTTGGACAACCGAATTAGAGAGTGGAACGCTCTATATAGCCCATTCCAATTGGCTGGACTTTAAGTCGTTCGGTTACAAGAAGCCCATATACCTGTCGATGGTGAGAGATCCCATAGATCGTGTGGTGCACGACTATTATAAGCGTCATTCGAGGACGAAGCGTCAGATCTATCGCCGCATGTTTCCAGGACAACGTGAGAGACCCGAAGAATGGTACCTCCAGAGCTTTAATCAGTGCGTTCGAAACGGCAGCCCAGAGTGCCAGTTTATCCAGCACTCGGTCACGGACTATGTGGAGGACTTCAAGAGGCAGTCACTATTCTTCTGCGGCAATCATCTGAATTGTTT ACCCTTCAACTCGCCCCATGCTGTCCAAGAGGCGAAAAGTCGTGTGGAGAAGGAGTACTCTGTGGTGGGAACTTGGGAGGAGAAAAACATTACCCTGACCGTTCTGGAGAAGTATGTCCCTAGGTTCTTCAATCACGCTCGCTTTCTGTACAAGT TGCACAGTAATAGCATACGAAACCGGAATCGCAACAATCGCAAGCCCCGCGTAGATCCAGACGTTAGGGAAATGGTGAGACGGAACTTTACCAATGAGTATGAGTTCTATTATTTCTGCAAGCAGCGTCTGTACAAACAATATTTGGCCCTGCAACTCGAAGATAATCTTCGCTAA
- the pip gene encoding heparan sulfate 2-O-sulfotransferase pipe isoform X10, translating to MSLGADRSYKMKLRDVENAFKYRRIPYPKRSVELIALLAISCTFFLFMHTNKLNSRLKEMEVKLQPSEFSALGLTSNHVSGHDAGKHDDINTLHGTYQYLKSTGQLNHLSATRLNNTRNADIDVLFFNRAAKVGSEAMLELLQALENYHDDLTLDRTGLSKPTSRQLKKNDQRDMAEYVADLEEGSIYIEHINWIDFDEFDQPKPIYINMVRDPVERVISWFFYARGSYKNAIEYRKKPNLKIKKESWYKKNFNECVKSGDPECQYIPHTVKDAVPNFKRQTLFYCGHHDDCM from the exons ATGTCTCTGGGCGCCGATCGTTCGTACAAAATGAAGCTGCGTGATGTGGAAAACGCCTTCAAATATCGCCGCATACCGTATCCGAAGCG ATCCGTGGAACTGATTGCCCTGCTGGCCATATCGTGCACCTTCTTCCTCTTTATGCACACCAACAAGCTGAACAGCCGTCTCAAGGAGATGGAGGTGAAGCTGCAGCCCTCCGAGTTCTCCGCCCTCGGCCTGACCAGCAATCACGTCAGCGGCCACGATGCGGGCA AACACGACGATATCAACACTCTGCATGGCACCTACCAATATCTGAAAAGCACTGGCCAG CTCAACCATCTGAGCGCAACGAGGCTGAACAATACTCGAAACGCTGATATCGATGTTCTGTTCTTCAATCGCGCCGCCAAAGTAGGCAGCGAGGCTATGCTGGAGCTGTTGCAAGCTCTGGAAAACTATCACGATGATTTAACCCTTGACAGAACGGGTCTCTCAAAACCCACTTCCCGTCAGTTGAAGAAAAACGACCAGCGTGACATGGCTGAATATGTCGCTGACCTGGAAGAGGGCTCCATTTACATAGAGCACATCAACTGGATAGACTTTGACGAGTTCGATCAGCCCAAACCGATCTATATAAACATGGTGCGGGATCCGGTGGAACGGGTCATCAGCTGGTTCTTCTACGCACGCGGTTCCTATAAGAATGCAATCGAGTACCGGAAAAAGCCCAATTTGAAGATAAAGAAGGAGTCGTGGtataagaaaaactttaatgAATGTGTCAAGAGCGGGGATCCGGAATGTCAGTATATACCCCATACGGTCAAGGATGCCGTGCCCAATTTTAAAAGACAAACCCTGTTCTATTGTGGTCATCACGATGATTGTATGTAA
- the pip gene encoding heparan sulfate 2-O-sulfotransferase pipe isoform X2, translating to MSLGADRSYKMKLRDVENAFKYRRIPYPKRSVELIALLAISCTFFLFMHTNKLNSRLKEMEVKLQPSEFSALGLTSNHVSGHDAGKHDDINTLHGTYQYLKSTGQILQLNAQDLNNTPKADIDVLFFNRVPKTGSMQLIELMRQLGKVHDYEVEKDPQNGGVLPILELPEQSDMIENIVNLEDGTVFASHVNYLNFTKNEQPRPIYINMVRDPVDRVVSWYYYIRAPWIFVPGRRRSNREMPNPKWVNTEYDQCVLSGEKVCTYIEGSLLEHVGDHRRQILFFCGHDEFKCTPFNSRLALQIAKLNVEREYAVVGTWEHTNETLAVLEAYVPRYFADASKMYYSGLHAEKQNDNPMKPHISQEILDMVRRNFTREIEFYQFCRQRLHKQYLALKLNDLRRVDKSLIQLEAANDMAIRN from the exons ATGTCTCTGGGCGCCGATCGTTCGTACAAAATGAAGCTGCGTGATGTGGAAAACGCCTTCAAATATCGCCGCATACCGTATCCGAAGCG ATCCGTGGAACTGATTGCCCTGCTGGCCATATCGTGCACCTTCTTCCTCTTTATGCACACCAACAAGCTGAACAGCCGTCTCAAGGAGATGGAGGTGAAGCTGCAGCCCTCCGAGTTCTCCGCCCTCGGCCTGACCAGCAATCACGTCAGCGGCCACGATGCGGGCA AACACGACGATATCAACACTCTGCATGGCACCTACCAATATCTGAAAAGCACTGGCCAG ATCCTTCAGTTAAACGCACAAGACCTGAACAATACCCCCAAGGCTGACATCGACGTGCTGTTCTTCAATCGCGTACCCAAGACGGGCAGTATGCAGCTAATCGAGCTGATGCGTCAGCTGGGCAAAGTCCACGACTATGAGGTGGAAAAGGATCCCCAAAACGGTGGCGTCCTACCTATCCTTGAGCTGCCCGAGCAGAGCGATATGATCGAGAATATAGTCAACCTGGAGGATGGCACTGTCTTTGCCAGTCACGTCAACTATCTAAATTTCACAAAGAACGAACAGCCCCGTCCCATCTACATCAATATGGTGCGCGATCCGGTCGATCGGGTGGTCAGTTGGTATTACTATATTCGCGCCCCATGGATCTTTGTGCCCGGCCGCAGACGCAGCAATCGGGAAATGCCCAATCCCAAATGGGTAAACACCGAGTACGATCAGTGTGTGTTGAGTGGCGAGAAGGTCTGCACCTACATCGAGGGTTCGCTCCTGGAGCATGTGGGGGATCATCGCAGGCAGATCCTATTTTTCTGCGGTCACGATGAGTTCAAGTGCAC ACCTTTCAACTCTCGTCTGGCCCTGCAAATTGCCAAACTGAATGTGGAGCGGGAGTACGCTGTTGTGGGCACCTGGGAACATACTAACGAGACTCTTGCTGTCCTGGAAGCCTACGTACCCCGCTACTTTGCGGACGCTTCCAAAATGTACTACT CTGGTCTGCATGCGGAGAAGCAGAACGATAACCCCATGAAGCCCCACATATCGCAGGAGATTCTCGATATGGTTCGTCGGAATTTCACGCGTGAAATCGAATTCTATCAATTCTGTCGCCAGCGCTTGCACAAGCAATATCTAGCACTGAAACTGAACGATCTTAGGCGCGTGGACAAGTCTTTGATTCAATTGGAGGCGGCCAATGATATGGCTATCAGGAACTAG
- the pip gene encoding heparan sulfate 2-O-sulfotransferase pipe isoform X5 has translation MSLGADRSYKMKLRDVENAFKYRRIPYPKRSVELIALLAISCTFFLFMHTNKLNSRLKEMEVKLQPSEFSALGLTSNHVSGHDAGKHDDINTLHGTYQYLKSTGQLWRLNPKFLNNTKYHTRDILFFNRVPKTGSETLIELMLRLGKRNHFQNARSPFAKPTGVYWSFEKQKEEAHRILDLMEEDAFAYAEHANYVNFRQFHLPQPIYINLVRDPVERVISWYYYKRTPWNSLQMFKITGKFENRTHYTKNFEDCVLSHDFECRYDYGLNFKDDPADHKRQSLFFCGHAPLCEPFNTPSAVARAKQNVERDFSVIGSWEDVNVTLAVLEHFIPRFFRGSTDLYYEPVKGLAFKKRNTNHWKPKISERIKRIMRANFTQEYEFYHFCKQRLYRQYFSINRHLDL, from the exons ATGTCTCTGGGCGCCGATCGTTCGTACAAAATGAAGCTGCGTGATGTGGAAAACGCCTTCAAATATCGCCGCATACCGTATCCGAAGCG ATCCGTGGAACTGATTGCCCTGCTGGCCATATCGTGCACCTTCTTCCTCTTTATGCACACCAACAAGCTGAACAGCCGTCTCAAGGAGATGGAGGTGAAGCTGCAGCCCTCCGAGTTCTCCGCCCTCGGCCTGACCAGCAATCACGTCAGCGGCCACGATGCGGGCA AACACGACGATATCAACACTCTGCATGGCACCTACCAATATCTGAAAAGCACTGGCCAG CTGTGGCGTCTGAACCCAAAGTTCCTGAACAACACCAAATACCATACCAGAGATATACTCTTCTTCAATCGAGTACCCAAGACGGGCAGCGAGACCCTCATTGAGCTGATGCTCCGCCTGGGCAAACGCAATCACTTTCAGAACGCACGATCGCCATTCGCAAAGCCCACCGGAGTCTATTGGTCGTTTGAGAAACAAAAAGAGGAGGCCCACCGCATTCTGGATCTGATGGAGGAGGATGCTTTCGCCTATGCCGAGCATGCCAACTATGTGAACTTTCGACAGTTTCACCTGCCCCAACCCATCTATATCAATTTG GTTCGAGACCCTGTGGAGAGGGTTATTAGCTGGTACTACTATAAGCGTACGCCGTGGAATTCGCTGCAAATGTTCAAAATTACCGGAAAATTTGAAAATCGTACCCATTATACGAAAAACTTTGAGGATTGCGTGCTGAGCCACGACTTCGAATGTCGCTATGATTACGGCCTGAACTTTAAAGACGATCCAGCCGATCATAAGCGGCAGAGTTTGTTCTTCTGCGGACATGCCCCCTTATGCGA ACCCTTCAATACGCCCTCGGCCGTGGCCCGGGCCAAGCAGAATGTTGAGCGTGACTTTTCGGTTATTGGCTCCTGGGAGGATGTGAATGTTACCCTGGCCGTGCTCGAGCATTTTATACCACGTTTCTTTAGGGGCAGTACCGACCTGTATTATG AACCCGTCAAAGGCCTGGCCTTCAAGAAGCGCAACACAAACCACTGGAAACCAAAGATCAGTGAACGGATCAAGAGAATAATGCGGGCCAATTTTACGCAAGAATACGAGTTCTATCACTTCTGCAAGCAGCGCTTGTATCGGCAATATTTCTCAATAAATAGACACTTGGATCTGTGA
- the pip gene encoding heparan sulfate 2-O-sulfotransferase pipe isoform X6, with translation MSLGADRSYKMKLRDVENAFKYRRIPYPKRSVELIALLAISCTFFLFMHTNKLNSRLKEMEVKLQPSEFSALGLTSNHVSGHDAGKHDDINTLHGTYQYLKSTGQLVDLVPVRLNNTPKAEREFVFFNRIEKTGSQSMTRLINQLGLLNGYETFRNVIQPKRAMTENFEEQREFVHQLTELSEPSVYVEHANWVNFTVHDMPRPIYINLVRHPIEKVISAYYYLRHPKIVGQSVRRNPNKIVQDKTYYDMKFNDCVKQRISPHCVFDAHNRFNGDWRRFALKLCGNAQICEQLNSEATMQMAKMHVEREYSVVGTWEETNITLAVLEAYIPRFFAGATKVYYSQTKKFTVNTTPHDNSLDEEVERYLKDSFKFELELYQFIMQRLYMQYIAINKNQFMDTPI, from the exons ATGTCTCTGGGCGCCGATCGTTCGTACAAAATGAAGCTGCGTGATGTGGAAAACGCCTTCAAATATCGCCGCATACCGTATCCGAAGCG ATCCGTGGAACTGATTGCCCTGCTGGCCATATCGTGCACCTTCTTCCTCTTTATGCACACCAACAAGCTGAACAGCCGTCTCAAGGAGATGGAGGTGAAGCTGCAGCCCTCCGAGTTCTCCGCCCTCGGCCTGACCAGCAATCACGTCAGCGGCCACGATGCGGGCA AACACGACGATATCAACACTCTGCATGGCACCTACCAATATCTGAAAAGCACTGGCCAG CTGGTTGATCTTGTTCCTGTCCGACTGAATAATACACCCAAAGCCGAACGGGAGTTCGTATTCTTTAATCGAATTGAAAAGACGGGAAGTCAGTCGATGACCCGCCTAATAAATCAATTGGGCCTGCTGAACGGCTATGAGACATTCCGCAATGTGATACAACCAAAAAGGGCAATGACAGAGAACTTTGAGGAACAAAGGGAATTCGTGCATCAGCTAACGGAACTGTCCGAGCCGTCGGTTTATGTGGAGCACGCAAACTGGGTGAACTTCACGGTACACGACATGCCCCGGCCCATCTACATCAACCTGGTGCGCCATCCCATAGAGAAGGTGATCAGTGCCTATTACTACCTGCGCCACCCAAAGATCGTGGGCCAGTCCGTGAGACGCAACCCCAATAAAATAGTCCAGGATAAAACGTACTATGATATGAAATTCAACGACTGTGTGAAGCAGAGGATATCCCCCCACTGTGTGTTCGATGCCCACAATCGTTTCAACGGCGACTGGCGAAGATTCGCCTTGAAGTTGTGCGGTAATGCGCAGATTTGCGA GCAGTTAAACTCCGAGGCTACAATGCAAATGGCCAAGATGCATGTGGAAAGGGAATACTCTGTAGTGGGCACCTGGGAGGAGACGAACATCACACTGGCCGTACTCGAGGCCTACATACCGCGTTTCTTTGCGGGTGCCACGAAGGTCTATTACT CCCAAACCAAAAAATTTACGGTAAACACGACCCCGCATGACAACAGTCTGGATGAGGAAGTGGAGCGCTATCTCAAGGACAGCTTCAAATTTGAGCTTGAGTTGTACCAGTTCATCATGCAGCGCCTGTACATGCAATATATAGCCATTAATAAGAACCAATTCATGGACACTCCTATCTAG